A region of Thermodesulfobacteriota bacterium DNA encodes the following proteins:
- a CDS encoding cytochrome P450, with protein sequence MTNPLPPGPKGKPLVGSLLSFYGDMLGFLNRMAEEYGDISHFRIGPRNAFLFNHPDLIKDVLVTHHRNFLKSRALERAKLVLGNGLLTSEGEFHLRQRRIIQPAFHHHRVSSYGKVMVEYASRMERRWQEGMTVDVDNEMMRLTLAIVAKTLFDADVESEAEDIGKTITVIIEMFPRTLLPFSEILDRLPLPSTRRFERARERLDSIIYRMIEERRVKGEDRGDLLSMLLMTQGEESNGKGMTDLQVRDEAMTLFLAGHETTANALTWTWYLLSQHPEVENRLHHELDKVLGGRLPVVEDMNRLSYTRMVFAEAMRLFPPVWAVARRAIDDYEVDGYKVPKDSFIFMSQYVMHRDWRFYPDPLRFDPRRFTPELQASRPQFAYFPFGGGPRRCIGEPFAWMEGMLVLATVARKWRMRLVPGHPVELKPLITLRPRYGMRMILERR encoded by the coding sequence ATGACTAACCCCTTGCCCCCCGGCCCTAAAGGCAAGCCGCTGGTCGGCTCACTCCTTAGTTTTTACGGTGATATGCTCGGTTTCCTGAACAGGATGGCCGAGGAATATGGAGATATTTCTCATTTCCGGATCGGCCCCCGGAACGCATTTTTATTTAATCATCCGGACCTAATCAAGGATGTCCTGGTGACCCATCACCGCAATTTTCTGAAAAGCCGGGCGCTGGAGAGAGCTAAGCTAGTACTCGGAAATGGGCTTCTAACCAGTGAAGGAGAGTTTCATCTTCGCCAGCGCCGTATTATTCAACCCGCATTCCATCACCATAGGGTTTCTTCTTATGGCAAAGTCATGGTTGAATATGCCTCGCGCATGGAAAGACGTTGGCAAGAAGGAATGACTGTTGACGTTGATAACGAGATGATGCGGCTCACGCTGGCGATAGTGGCGAAGACGCTTTTTGACGCCGATGTAGAATCGGAAGCCGAGGATATCGGTAAGACCATAACTGTTATTATCGAAATGTTCCCCCGTACCTTGCTTCCGTTTTCTGAAATTCTGGACAGGCTACCCCTTCCCAGCACGCGCCGTTTTGAAAGAGCGCGGGAAAGGCTTGATTCCATTATCTACAGGATGATCGAAGAAAGGAGGGTAAAAGGAGAAGACCGGGGCGATCTTCTTTCCATGTTGCTCATGACCCAGGGCGAGGAAAGCAATGGAAAGGGGATGACAGATTTGCAGGTTAGAGACGAAGCTATGACCCTTTTTCTGGCGGGACACGAAACTACCGCAAATGCCCTTACCTGGACATGGTATTTGCTCTCCCAACATCCGGAGGTAGAAAACCGCCTTCACCATGAGTTAGATAAAGTTTTGGGAGGTCGTTTACCGGTAGTGGAAGATATGAATCGACTTTCTTACACCCGAATGGTGTTTGCCGAAGCCATGCGCCTTTTTCCGCCGGTATGGGCGGTAGCCCGTCGAGCGATTGATGATTATGAAGTAGATGGATATAAGGTGCCCAAAGACAGTTTTATCTTCATGAGCCAATACGTCATGCACCGGGACTGGCGCTTCTACCCGGACCCGCTTCGATTCGACCCGAGACGTTTTACTCCGGAACTCCAGGCTTCACGCCCGCAATTCGCCTACTTTCCCTTTGGAGGAGGGCCTAGACGGTGTATTGGCGAGCCTTTTGCTTGGATGGAAGGGATGCTCGTACTGGCCACGGTAGCTCGCAAATGGAGAATGCGTCTTGTGCCCGGGCACCCCGTAGAGCTAAAACCCCTCATCACCCTAAGGCCTAGATACGGTATGCGGATGATATTGGAGAGAAGATGA
- a CDS encoding phosphoadenylyl-sulfate reductase, whose protein sequence is MRFNQIQVDKLNKEFESKSPQEVIAWTLSNLHPKVAFASSFGAEDVVLIDMLAKINPEARIFTLDTGRLNQETYDVIDEVRRKYKIKVEIMFPNRDEVEQMVRIHGMNLFYRGKENRMLCCGIRKVHPLKRMLSTLEGWLTGIRADQTQNRAGARKFEIDEQFGGILKVNPIIEWSWERVWDYIRSNDIPYNKLHDKGYPSIGCEPCTRAVKPGEDLRAGRWWWERDSDKECGLHADHGEVNNRLQQSG, encoded by the coding sequence ATGAGATTCAACCAGATACAGGTAGATAAGTTAAATAAGGAATTTGAAAGCAAAAGTCCGCAAGAGGTGATCGCGTGGACGCTCTCTAATCTACACCCGAAGGTCGCATTCGCTTCCAGTTTCGGGGCGGAAGACGTGGTGTTAATCGATATGCTGGCAAAAATAAATCCGGAAGCCAGAATATTCACCCTGGATACCGGACGGCTTAACCAGGAAACATACGATGTAATAGATGAGGTTAGAAGAAAATACAAGATCAAAGTGGAGATTATGTTTCCCAACCGAGACGAAGTGGAACAGATGGTAAGAATCCACGGAATGAACCTCTTCTACCGGGGGAAAGAGAACAGAATGCTTTGCTGCGGCATAAGAAAAGTGCATCCGTTAAAAAGGATGCTGTCAACCCTGGAGGGCTGGCTAACCGGCATCAGGGCCGATCAAACCCAGAACCGGGCAGGGGCTAGGAAGTTTGAGATTGACGAGCAGTTTGGAGGCATTTTGAAGGTGAATCCGATAATCGAATGGAGCTGGGAGCGGGTTTGGGATTATATCCGGTCAAATGATATTCCCTACAATAAACTCCACGACAAGGGTTATCCCAGCATCGGCTGCGAGCCGTGCACCCGCGCGGTCAAACCGGGCGAAGACCTGAGAGCAGGCCGCTGGTGGTGGGAAAGAGACTCGGATAAGGAATGCGGCTTGCACGCAGACCATGGTGAAGTCAACAACAGATTACAACAATCCGGATAG
- the sat gene encoding sulfate adenylyltransferase, producing the protein MVGTISPHGGKLVDRILKGEEREEWIKKSKSFKKIIVSPRVVSDLELISNGAMSPNEGFMGKDDYESVVDNMRLKNGLAWSIPITLPVTSEQSKELREGEDVSLYDESENLLAVLHLQEMYSYDKKNEAEKVYRTTDEAHPGVNVIYRQGDVLLGGKISLINRPPDVEFPKYRFDPAQTRMLFRERGWRRVVAFQTRNPIHRAHEYLQKCALEMVDGLLIHPIVGETKSDDIPADVRMKCYQVLIENYYPKDRVILSVLPAAMRYAGPREAIFHAVVRKNYGCTHFIVGRDHAGVGNYYGTYDAHKIFDEFKPEEIGITPLFFDHSFYCRKCNGMATTKTCPHPSEFHAHLSGTKVRELLRNKQDLPIEFTRPEVGRILMEAYSE; encoded by the coding sequence ATGGTAGGAACTATATCCCCACATGGGGGGAAACTGGTGGATAGGATACTAAAAGGGGAAGAAAGGGAAGAATGGATAAAAAAATCTAAGAGCTTTAAAAAGATCATTGTCTCTCCACGGGTGGTCTCAGACCTGGAACTCATCTCAAACGGAGCGATGAGCCCGAATGAAGGGTTCATGGGAAAGGATGATTACGAAAGCGTAGTGGATAATATGAGGCTGAAAAACGGGCTTGCCTGGAGCATACCCATTACGCTCCCGGTAACCTCTGAGCAGTCGAAAGAACTCCGGGAAGGAGAAGACGTATCGCTTTATGATGAGTCCGAAAACCTTTTAGCCGTCTTGCATCTTCAGGAAATGTATTCTTATGACAAGAAAAATGAGGCGGAGAAGGTCTATAGGACTACGGACGAGGCGCATCCCGGTGTCAACGTGATTTATAGACAGGGAGATGTGCTCCTTGGCGGAAAGATTAGCCTCATAAATAGGCCGCCGGACGTTGAATTCCCGAAGTACAGATTTGACCCGGCTCAAACCAGGATGCTTTTCAGAGAGAGGGGATGGAGAAGGGTGGTTGCTTTTCAGACAAGAAACCCTATTCACAGGGCGCATGAATATCTACAAAAGTGTGCCCTGGAGATGGTTGACGGCCTCTTAATTCATCCCATAGTGGGCGAGACCAAAAGCGATGATATTCCCGCTGATGTTAGAATGAAGTGTTATCAAGTGCTCATAGAGAACTATTATCCCAAAGACAGGGTAATCCTTTCGGTCCTTCCGGCAGCAATGAGATATGCGGGACCGAGAGAGGCCATTTTTCACGCTGTGGTGAGGAAGAACTATGGGTGTACACACTTTATCGTAGGAAGAGACCATGCTGGCGTCGGCAATTATTACGGCACATACGACGCACACAAGATATTCGACGAATTCAAGCCCGAGGAGATAGGAATAACCCCATTATTTTTTGACCATTCTTTTTATTGCCGAAAATGTAATGGTATGGCTACGACTAAAACGTGCCCCCATCCTTCGGAGTTTCACGCCCATTTAAGTGGAACCAAGGTTAGAGAACTGCTTAGAAACAAACAGGACCTTCCCATCGAATTTACCAGACCGGAGGTTGGAAGGATTTTGATGGAAGCATATAGTGAATGA
- a CDS encoding inorganic phosphate transporter, with translation MEIIVPIAIVLSTFLALNIGANNSAASMATAYGAGARSKREAVVLIAIFALLGAFLAGAPVVKTLGNGLVPQSVLSSHLGLVLIILLIAIFFISWANIVRVPVATTHAIVCAVAGVGLYASSLNGRKFFEIVTWWVVTPFAAWFLNYLIGRYLYFKTLRLLTNRFSEESIRRILTLLLTLSGCYVAFSAGANNAANSVGPLVGMGLLSPSVGAVLAGLGMGVGAILLGGRVLETVGKEITEICVLRAISVEFTAATLILIASIFGIPVSLAEIVTSGIIGFSCANQGFSITAQNKHVLRIAFFWFVVPFFAVAISYGLSSLYFNYNVSAMIGKNF, from the coding sequence GTGGAGATTATTGTCCCCATTGCCATTGTTCTTTCTACCTTCTTAGCCCTGAACATAGGGGCAAATAATTCTGCAGCATCCATGGCGACGGCTTATGGAGCCGGGGCGCGTTCAAAAAGAGAGGCTGTGGTATTAATAGCTATCTTTGCCCTTCTCGGTGCTTTTCTAGCCGGAGCACCGGTGGTAAAGACACTTGGAAATGGCCTCGTTCCCCAATCGGTACTTTCCTCCCACCTTGGGCTTGTGCTAATAATCCTGCTAATCGCGATATTCTTTATTTCCTGGGCGAATATTGTGAGGGTGCCAGTGGCCACGACCCACGCAATAGTATGCGCCGTAGCCGGCGTAGGTTTATATGCAAGTTCATTAAATGGCAGGAAGTTTTTCGAGATCGTCACCTGGTGGGTGGTTACCCCGTTTGCAGCCTGGTTTTTGAATTATCTTATAGGCAGGTACTTATATTTTAAGACGCTAAGGCTTCTTACCAATCGTTTCTCCGAGGAGAGTATAAGGAGGATATTAACCCTGCTACTTACCTTATCCGGGTGTTATGTTGCTTTTTCTGCCGGTGCCAATAATGCAGCCAATTCCGTCGGCCCGCTTGTGGGCATGGGGCTTTTAAGCCCATCTGTCGGCGCGGTGCTGGCTGGCCTGGGCATGGGAGTGGGGGCTATACTTCTGGGGGGGAGGGTTCTTGAAACCGTAGGCAAAGAGATTACCGAGATATGTGTGTTGAGGGCAATATCAGTCGAGTTTACCGCTGCTACCCTTATACTGATCGCTTCCATCTTCGGAATACCGGTCTCATTAGCAGAAATCGTAACCTCAGGTATAATAGGTTTTTCATGCGCAAATCAAGGCTTCTCGATAACGGCCCAAAATAAGCATGTGCTCAGGATTGCGTTTTTTTGGTTTGTAGTACCATTTTTCGCCGTGGCCATAAGTTATGGGCTATCCTCGCTTTATTTTAACTACAACGTATCAGCAATGATTGGCAAAAACTTTTAG
- a CDS encoding sigma-54 dependent transcriptional regulator: protein MKGKVILLTKDSRLVRELERILSGKAELIPHGDLDNVPVGDVVFLDVDSLSISGLNKLKNESFVIILTSQKSSRYLIESMTFGAFDCIIRPLEQSKVLDSLDRALGLKSEIKGKLIQFPGEIEGSGVTCAIVGNSPMLQEVCKVIGQIGRVDVPVLITGESGTGKDLVAESIWKVSTRWEKPFVVINCAAIPETLLEAELFGHERGAFTGANVSRMGKFEEADGGIIFLDEIGDMSLPLQAKVLRVLQNGTFTRLGDNKEVKVNIRVIAATNKDLEELVREGKFRDDLYFRINVVRIHLPALSERKEDIPLLMECFTRRYSTQVGKDIKGATKEFLNKLIEYDWPGNVRELENTVRKAIAFAKTPYLTSYDLDLHNAPPSFSGPKDISFTDPLRNSVRNLLNSRRTNGNVYSHILKEAERILLEEALNASGWNRSKAARLLGINRLTLRRKLEEYGLTFPKSLT, encoded by the coding sequence ATGAAGGGAAAGGTTATACTTTTAACCAAAGATTCGAGACTGGTGAGGGAACTCGAACGCATACTTTCGGGCAAAGCCGAACTTATCCCGCATGGGGATTTGGATAATGTCCCCGTCGGGGATGTCGTATTCTTAGACGTGGATAGCTTAAGCATCAGCGGGCTCAACAAGCTAAAGAACGAATCATTTGTGATAATACTCACCTCTCAAAAGAGCTCCAGATACCTAATCGAGTCCATGACCTTCGGGGCTTTTGACTGTATTATCAGACCCCTTGAGCAATCAAAGGTTCTGGACTCACTCGACCGTGCCTTGGGCCTGAAATCCGAAATAAAGGGTAAGCTGATTCAATTTCCCGGGGAAATAGAGGGAAGCGGTGTAACTTGCGCAATAGTTGGAAACTCGCCGATGCTCCAGGAGGTATGCAAGGTGATAGGCCAGATCGGGAGAGTCGATGTGCCGGTGCTCATAACCGGAGAGAGCGGAACGGGTAAGGACCTGGTGGCGGAATCAATCTGGAAGGTCAGCACCAGATGGGAGAAGCCTTTTGTGGTAATTAACTGTGCGGCAATACCGGAGACCCTACTGGAAGCAGAGCTGTTTGGACATGAGAGGGGGGCATTCACCGGGGCAAACGTTTCCCGGATGGGAAAGTTTGAAGAAGCGGACGGGGGCATAATATTCCTCGATGAAATCGGAGATATGTCCCTTCCCCTCCAGGCAAAGGTACTCCGTGTTCTTCAAAATGGGACTTTCACCCGGCTTGGGGACAACAAAGAGGTTAAAGTAAACATACGGGTAATAGCCGCAACCAACAAGGACCTGGAGGAGCTAGTTCGCGAGGGAAAATTCAGGGATGATCTTTACTTCCGCATCAACGTGGTGAGGATACACCTACCCGCACTCAGCGAGAGAAAGGAGGATATCCCACTTTTGATGGAGTGTTTTACCCGACGATACAGCACTCAAGTCGGAAAAGACATAAAGGGAGCGACAAAGGAATTCCTTAATAAGCTCATCGAATACGACTGGCCCGGTAACGTGAGGGAGCTCGAAAACACGGTGCGAAAGGCGATTGCTTTCGCCAAGACCCCTTACCTTACCTCGTACGACCTGGACCTGCATAATGCCCCGCCTTCCTTTTCCGGGCCAAAAGACATTTCATTCACGGACCCGCTTCGAAACTCGGTGAGAAACCTTCTTAACTCAAGAAGGACGAATGGAAACGTGTATAGCCATATACTCAAGGAAGCCGAACGGATTCTCCTGGAAGAGGCGCTTAACGCGAGTGGATGGAACCGGTCTAAAGCGGCCAGGCTCCTCGGCATAAACCGACTCACACTTCGAAGAAAGCTAGAAGAGTATGGTTTGACCTTTCCCAAAAGCCTAACTTAG